In Nicotiana tabacum cultivar K326 chromosome 11, ASM71507v2, whole genome shotgun sequence, a single window of DNA contains:
- the LOC107792367 gene encoding vetispiradiene synthase 2-like isoform X1: MNFINSLIQIYFESDQYHEKIKASFCSLYLCSFKMHKFTIALSPCRWDISEIDRLPDYMKISYKALLDLHEDYEKELSSDGRSHVVYHAKERVKELVRNYNIEAKWFIEGYKPHFSEYLSNGLATSTYYSCPTTCYLGVKSITEQDFEWLAKNPKIFEASAILCRIIDDIATYEVEKSRGQIATGIECYMRDYGVSTEEAMTKFQEMVDAAWKDVNEGILRPTPVSMELLSRILNFARIVDFTYKNNQDGYTNPEKVLKPHIIALLVESIKI, encoded by the exons ATGAACTTCATCAATTCACTTATTCAAATATACTTTGAAAGTGATCAATATCATGAAAAGATTAAGGCGAGCTTTTGCTCATTATATTTATGCTCTTTTAAAATGCACAAATTTACCATAGCTTTGTCACCTTGCAGATGGGATATTAGCGAAATTGATCGGCTCCCTGATTACATGAAAATCAGTTATAAGGCTCTTTTAGACCTTCATGAGGATTATGAAAAGGAATTGTCTAGTGATGGAAGATCTCATGTTGTCTACCATGCAAAAGAAAGA GTCAAAGAACTAGTAAGGAATTATAATATCGAGGCAAAATGGTTTATTGAAGGATATAAGCCACATTTTTCTGAATACCTAAGCAATGGACTTGCAACTAGCACCTATTACTCGTGCCCTACAACATGTTATTTGGGCGTGAAGTCTATTACCGAGCAGGATTTTGAGTGGTTAGCAAAGAATCCTAAGATTTTTGAAGCTAGTGCGATATTATGCCGAATTATTGATGACATAGCAACATACGAG GTTGAAAAAAGTAGGGGACAAATTGCAACAGGAATTGAGTGCTACATGAGAGATTATGGAGTATCAACAGAAGAGGCAATGACTAAATTTCAAGAAATGGTTGATGCAGCATGGAAGGATGTTAACGAAGGAATTCTTAGGCCTACTCCTGTCTCTATGGAGCTTTTATCTCGTATTCTTAATTTTGCTCGTATTGTTGACTTTACATATAAAAACAATCAAGATGGATATACTAACCCGGAGAAAGTTTTAAAACCTCACATTATTGCCCTACTTGTGGAATCCATCAAAATCTAG
- the LOC107792367 gene encoding vetispiradiene synthase 2-like isoform X2 — MKISYKALLDLHEDYEKELSSDGRSHVVYHAKERVKELVRNYNIEAKWFIEGYKPHFSEYLSNGLATSTYYSCPTTCYLGVKSITEQDFEWLAKNPKIFEASAILCRIIDDIATYEVEKSRGQIATGIECYMRDYGVSTEEAMTKFQEMVDAAWKDVNEGILRPTPVSMELLSRILNFARIVDFTYKNNQDGYTNPEKVLKPHIIALLVESIKI; from the exons ATGAAAATCAGTTATAAGGCTCTTTTAGACCTTCATGAGGATTATGAAAAGGAATTGTCTAGTGATGGAAGATCTCATGTTGTCTACCATGCAAAAGAAAGA GTCAAAGAACTAGTAAGGAATTATAATATCGAGGCAAAATGGTTTATTGAAGGATATAAGCCACATTTTTCTGAATACCTAAGCAATGGACTTGCAACTAGCACCTATTACTCGTGCCCTACAACATGTTATTTGGGCGTGAAGTCTATTACCGAGCAGGATTTTGAGTGGTTAGCAAAGAATCCTAAGATTTTTGAAGCTAGTGCGATATTATGCCGAATTATTGATGACATAGCAACATACGAG GTTGAAAAAAGTAGGGGACAAATTGCAACAGGAATTGAGTGCTACATGAGAGATTATGGAGTATCAACAGAAGAGGCAATGACTAAATTTCAAGAAATGGTTGATGCAGCATGGAAGGATGTTAACGAAGGAATTCTTAGGCCTACTCCTGTCTCTATGGAGCTTTTATCTCGTATTCTTAATTTTGCTCGTATTGTTGACTTTACATATAAAAACAATCAAGATGGATATACTAACCCGGAGAAAGTTTTAAAACCTCACATTATTGCCCTACTTGTGGAATCCATCAAAATCTAG